TTCCTAAAGAAACTGCGTCCAGATCTTTCAAAGTAATTTCGGCGCCTTCCAAAGCCCATTCAACAAAAGCGTGAAGACTCTCGGACTGTTTATAATTTTCTGAAACTTCTTCGCAAACACAAAGCAATTTTTCGCCATCAGAAATCGCGACAGAACAGTTTTTGGAGGAAGTTTCGATATGGAGGATTTTCATTCGGCAAATTTAATAATCAAAAACCAATCTTCCGAAGATTTATTTTTTAGAGATTCTTATAAACGGTTCTTGGTTCGCTCTGGGCACTCGGATAAATCGTTAAATCTGAAATCGCAACATGCTGCGGAGCGGTGATGCAGTAGGAGATGGCATCTGCAATATCTTCCGGCTGTAAGGCTTTATAACCCTGATAAACGGTAGTCGCTCTTTCTTCATCGCCCTTAAAACGGACTTTCGAGAAATCAGTTTCTACCAGGCCGGGCTGAATATTGGTGACTTTAATTCCATATTCAGTAAGTTCGAGTCGCATTCCGTCGGAAATAACATCCACTGCTTTTTTCGATGCGCAATACACCACGCCGTTGACGTAAGTCTGTCTCGCCGCAACGCTGGAAATATTTACAATATGACCGGATTTTCTTTGCTTCATCCCGGGAATTACGCATTTTGAAACGTACAGCAATCCTTTCACATTTCCGTCGATCATTGCATCCCAATCTTCTGTATTTCCGTCTGAAAGTGGCTCCAGACCATGTGCATTCCCAGCATTATTAATCAGAACATCGATATTTTTCCAGGAATCGGGTAGGGAAGTGAATGCGTTTTCTACTTCAGTAAGATATCTTTGGTCGAAGTTTAAGGTGTAAATTTCAGTTTTGGCCGTTAGTTCAGTTTTAATCTGCTCCAAAACTTCGGTCCTTCTACCGCAAAGGATCAATCTGAATCCTTTTGCAGCAAGCAATTGCGCGGTGGCTTTACCAATTCCGGAAGTTGCTCCGGTGATCAGCGCTGTTTTCATTGTATGGATTTTTATAATTTAGTTTGCATCAAAACTCTGGAACGCGTCTTCGATATGATTAAGCTGTAGAATTCCCTGTTCATCGGGAAGAACGGTAATGATATCAAACCTTACTTCTTTATCGATTTTTCTTTCGTTCATGAAAAAATCAGAACACATTACGATGGATTTTATTTTCTTTTTGGTAACGGCTTCCTGAGGCTCGATTAGCGTATTGTAACTTCTCGCCTTCACTTCCGTAACAACGATGATCCCTTCAAATTCTGCAACAATATCGATTTCTGCTTTTTGATAGCGGAAGTTTCTGGCAAGAATCTTATAGTTCTTTTTGGCTAGAAATTCAGCTGCAAGATCTTCAGCAAGTTGCCCGAAATCGTTGTGGTCTGCCATGACATCAAAATTTTACTTCAACCTTTTTACCGACGGTCATTGAAATGTTTGCTCCAATAATCAGCGGTCTGTTATCGTATATATGACCGTTCGGAAATCCAAAAATCACCGGAAAATCATATTGGGAAATCCGTTCTGCGATAAGTTTATAAGAAAATTCATCAAAACTTTCTTCGTAGTTCATGTTCTCTTTTTCGTCTTCCATTAAGGTCATTCCACCAACGATAAGCCCTTTAATTTTGCGGAAAACTCCGGCAAGTTCAAGCGACATGAGCATTCTGTCCAAAGCATAGAATTTTTCACCGATATCTTCAATAAAAAGGATTTTATCTTTGAAATCAAAGGAATATTTTGTTCCTAAAAGTGCATAGATCAAAGCTAAATT
The window above is part of the Kaistella faecalis genome. Proteins encoded here:
- a CDS encoding YraN family protein, with protein sequence MADHNDFGQLAEDLAAEFLAKKNYKILARNFRYQKAEIDIVAEFEGIIVVTEVKARSYNTLIEPQEAVTKKKIKSIVMCSDFFMNERKIDKEVRFDIITVLPDEQGILQLNHIEDAFQSFDAN
- a CDS encoding SDR family NAD(P)-dependent oxidoreductase, which produces MKTALITGATSGIGKATAQLLAAKGFRLILCGRRTEVLEQIKTELTAKTEIYTLNFDQRYLTEVENAFTSLPDSWKNIDVLINNAGNAHGLEPLSDGNTEDWDAMIDGNVKGLLYVSKCVIPGMKQRKSGHIVNISSVAARQTYVNGVVYCASKKAVDVISDGMRLELTEYGIKVTNIQPGLVETDFSKVRFKGDEERATTVYQGYKALQPEDIADAISYCITAPQHVAISDLTIYPSAQSEPRTVYKNL